The window CTATAATTGATCACTTGGGAAACGTGATTTACGAAACACCAGGCAATCATTATAACAATATATACGATGCCGTAAAAAATAGAGATACATTTATAGATTTAAAGCGAAATAACGTGATTATTGGGAAAATAATTATCCGTAATAACGAACTAGAAATAATTGAACAAATGAAAAGTGATCTAGTCACATCCATCAGTTTGATTTTTGGTCTATTAATGATTATTAGTCTTCTTTATATTGCCTATATTTACAAAACATTATTGAAACCATTTCAGCAGCTTCAGAATTTCGCAGTGAATGTGGCTAGAGGAAATCTAGATATACCATTAAATATGGACAAGAACAATTACTTTGGTGCGTTCACGGAAAGTTTTGATATATTGCGTGAAGAGCTTAATGCTGCTCGTCAAAGAGAGTATGAATCAAACCGTAGTAAGAAAGAGCTTGTGGCCACATTAAGTCATGATATTAAGACGCCAGTTGCTTCAATCAAGGCGGTTAGTGAATTGATGCTTATGCAAGCAAAGGATGAAAAGGTTATTAAGCAAGTGAATACAATCTATTCAAAAGCAGAGCAAATTAACTTACTTGTTACAGATATGTTTCACGCCACTTTAGAAGAACTGCAACAGTTAAAGCTAACGGTAACTGAAACATCGAGCGAAGTCCTTGCTGATATGATTGAAAATGTCAATTATGATGATCAGATCGACTATGATTTAATTCCACAATGTATTATTTTAACGGACCCCGTACGTATGCAACAAGTAATCGACAATATTATTAGTAATTCTTATAAATATTCAGGTGCAAAGATTACTATTAAGTCTAAAATCAATCAAGGTTATCTTGAACTCCACATTTTAGACTTCGGATCTGGAGTTAGTGAAGACGAATTACCGCTACTGTTCAATAAATATTATCGCGGAAAAAATGTGGGTGGCAAGAATGGTTCAGGCCTGGGTCTATACATATCAAAGTACTTCATGGAAAATATGTATGGCCAAATTAGCTGTTACATCCCCAAGGAGGGTTTTACTGTAGTCTTGAAAATCAAGCTTGTTTAAGAATCAATTAAGAATTGCACAAAGATTTAATAAGAATTCATTTTGTATGATAAGACTGTAATGTTCATTACGGTCTTTTTTCTTTGAGTAAGATTGACAAACTTGAGCTTAATAATAGGGGAGTGTTGAAAAACATGACAAAGACAGTTATAAAAACGGAGAAGCTGTGTAAAAGTTTTTCGAGCGGTGGAATTCAACAACATGTTTTAAAAAATTTAGATATCAGTTTAGTAGAAGGGGATTTTACAGTCATAATGGGTAGTTCAGGGTCTGGGAAGTCGACTTTACTTTATGCAATTAGCGGAATGGATAAACCAACATTAGGTGAAATTGATTTTGCTGGGAAAAATTTAGCTAAATTAAACAACGATCAACTAGCGATATTTAGAAGAAACAATTGCGGTTTTGTTTTTCAACAAATTTATTTACTAGACAATATGAGTGTTCTCGATAATGTACTGGCAAGTGGACTTTTGGTAAATAAAAATAAGCGTGAGCTCGTACAAAAAGCGAAAGAATTATTAATACAAGTAGGGATCAATGAAAACGCATGGGCTAAATTTCCGACACAACTTTCAGGTGGTGAGGCGCAACGAGTTGGGATTGTTCGTGCTTTGATTAACAGTCCTAGAATACTTTTTGCAGATGAGCCAACTGGTGCATTAAACTCTGCATCTAGTGATAATGTGTTAGATATCTTAACAAATGAAAATCGAAATGGGCAAAGTATTGTTATGGTCACTCATGATATGAAAACAGCCTTACGCGGAAATCGAATTTTATATTTGCGAGATGGCGTAATTTGCGGGGACCTGCAGTTAGATGCGTATAGTGAGAAAGAAAACTTTGAGCGTCACGCAAAGCTCGGGGATTTCCTTGCAGAAATGGGGTGGTAAGGTGAAAATCATGAATCTAGCCCTAGCGAACATTAGAAAAAGTAAATCTGCAACGGTGTCTTTATTTATATTTATTTTAGTTGCTGCGCTACTTCTGAATATAGGTTTAATGGTTATTACTCAAATAAGTGCGTTTTTTGATAGTAAAGCTGAACAATTAAAAGACCCTCATGCAATATTCATGATGGATAATGAAAGCTATAATTCAAATTATGGAGAATTCATAAAGACTTATTCTGGGGTAACAGAGACAGAAACCGAAGAGGCGATCCTCATGAACATTGCCAAATTTAATTTTGGCAATAGTGAACTAACTAGTAGTGCCGCTATTTTTAATGCCGATGATCATCGTAATATCGGGGCGTTGAAGTTGGTTGAAAAGCTAAATACTTCAAGTGCCAATGATGTTTTTATTCCTAATATATTTAAAACAAATGGTAGTTATGAGTTAGGTGATGACTTTACCATCACATATCAAAATAAGAACTATAATTTTCGGATTGCTGGATTTTTTGAAACAACAATGATGGGTACTACCAGCATTGGAATTATGAAATTCATGTTACCAGAAACATCTTATCAAACATTAGAAGATGAACTAGACACACAAACTGAAGGATTAATCATATCTGCAGTGATGGAAGACAAAACACAATCTACAAAGTTACTAGATGATTTTACTAAGGAGTTTCCTCAATCAACAGTAGGTGAAACGACTTCATTTTTTTGGGCATTAGACATTGAAATGGTGAAAAATGTGAGCGCATTGACCATTAACATCATAGCGATGATATTAGTAGCTTTTGCAGCTATTATCGTGCTTGTTTCTCTAATTGTCATTAAATATCGTGTAACAAATAGCATTGAAGACGGGATGACGAATATAGGAGTACTAAAAGCAATTGGTTATACAAGTAGGCAAATTCTATCCGCAATTATTTTACAGTT is drawn from Solibacillus sp. R5-41 and contains these coding sequences:
- a CDS encoding HAMP domain-containing sensor histidine kinase; its protein translation is MRVKLLIVTLFVVFTAGITFSIISITNKNISEVDLVAINDVVKTVEKNWGQVSEETFRNSDIIQPFAIIDHLGNVIYETPGNHYNNIYDAVKNRDTFIDLKRNNVIIGKIIIRNNELEIIEQMKSDLVTSISLIFGLLMIISLLYIAYIYKTLLKPFQQLQNFAVNVARGNLDIPLNMDKNNYFGAFTESFDILREELNAARQREYESNRSKKELVATLSHDIKTPVASIKAVSELMLMQAKDEKVIKQVNTIYSKAEQINLLVTDMFHATLEELQQLKLTVTETSSEVLADMIENVNYDDQIDYDLIPQCIILTDPVRMQQVIDNIISNSYKYSGAKITIKSKINQGYLELHILDFGSGVSEDELPLLFNKYYRGKNVGGKNGSGLGLYISKYFMENMYGQISCYIPKEGFTVVLKIKLV
- a CDS encoding ABC transporter ATP-binding protein, which translates into the protein MTKTVIKTEKLCKSFSSGGIQQHVLKNLDISLVEGDFTVIMGSSGSGKSTLLYAISGMDKPTLGEIDFAGKNLAKLNNDQLAIFRRNNCGFVFQQIYLLDNMSVLDNVLASGLLVNKNKRELVQKAKELLIQVGINENAWAKFPTQLSGGEAQRVGIVRALINSPRILFADEPTGALNSASSDNVLDILTNENRNGQSIVMVTHDMKTALRGNRILYLRDGVICGDLQLDAYSEKENFERHAKLGDFLAEMGW